In the Malania oleifera isolate guangnan ecotype guangnan chromosome 1, ASM2987363v1, whole genome shotgun sequence genome, one interval contains:
- the LOC131165338 gene encoding protein trichome birefringence-like 16 isoform X2 has product MKEEHIEKDYSLSFATEKIRHDKIVQSFDAAQINSTAAYSSMENSSENPTKKVCNYAKGRWVADSRRPLYSGFGCKQWLSPMWACRLTQRADFSYEKYRWQPENCKMREFDGSAFLKRMQDKTIAFVGDSLGRQQFQSLMCMVTGGQEHSEVQDMGMEYGLLKARGALRPDGWAFWFPTTNTTILYYWSASLCNIEPINITDPATYFAMHLDRPPDFLSRFLHKLDVLVLNTGHHWNRGKMRANRWVMYVDGMPNEDKKLAPIGNAKNFAVHSVVKWLDSQLPLYPRLNAFFRTLSPRHFSNGDWNTGGSCDNTTPLAGGGEVSKDESDDPVVEDAVKGTKVKILDITAMSQLRDEGHLSRYGIKGTEGIHDCLHWCLPGIPDTWNELLFAQL; this is encoded by the exons ATGAAAG AGGAGCATATTGAGAAAGACTATTCTCTGTCATTTGCTACAGAGAAAATTAGGCATGATAAAATAGTACAAAGTTTTGATGCAGCTCAAATAAATTCTACAGCTGCATATTCTTCCATGGAAAATAGTAGTGAGAATCCTACAAAGAAag TTTGTAATTATGCAAAGGGTAGATGGGTTGCAGATAGCCGACGACCTCTGTATTCTGGGTTTGGATGTAAGCAGTGGTTATCACCTATGTGGGCATGTAGGTTGACTCAACGAGCAGATTTTTCTTATGAGAAATATCGGTGGCAACCAGAAAATTGTAAAATGCGAGAATTTGATGGTTCAGCATTCTTGAAAAG AATGCAGGACAAGACAATTGCTTTTGTAGGAGATTCTTTGGGGAGACAGCAATTTCAGTCTCTAATGTGCATGGTCACTGGTGGCCAAGAGCACTCAGAAGTCCAGGACATGGGAATGGAATATGGTCTTCTTAAAGCTAGAGGGGCTCTTCGTCCTGATGGATGGGCTTTCTGGTTCCCTACTACTAACACCACCATTTTATATTATTGGTCAGCCAGCCTCTGCAACATCGAGCCTATTAACATTACTGACCCTGCAACCTATTTTGCAATGCATTTGGACCGTCCACCTGATTTCTTGAGCCGATTTCTGCATAAGTTAGATGTTTTGGTTCTAAACACCGGACATCATTGGAACAGAGGGAAGATGAGAGCAAACCGATGGGTCATGTATGTGGATGGAATGCCCAATGAAGATAAGAAGCTTGCACCAATTGGTAATGCTAAGAATTTTGCAGTTCATAGTGTGGTTAAATGGCTTGATTCGCAGCTTCCATTGTATCCACGGCTTAATGCTTTCTTTAGGACTCTTTCACCCAGGCATTTCTCTAATGGCGATTGGAACACTGGAGGTAGTTGTGATAATACCACTCCACTGGCTGGCGGAGGCGAAGTTTCAAAAGATGAATCAGATGATCCTGTTGTTGAGGATGCCGTCAAGGGCACAAAGGTTAAGATTTTGGATATAACTGCTATGTCTCAGCTAAGAGATGAAGGCCACTTGTCCCGCTATGGCATTAAAGGTACAGAGGGCATACATGATTGTTTGCATTGGTGCTTACCAGGCATTCCAGACACATGGAATGAACTCCTTTTTGCTCAACTGTAG
- the LOC131165338 gene encoding protein trichome birefringence-like 14 isoform X1, producing MKGGNSYRLRGRLLSLALMVLLFTFFFLLIWEKIPFETTLSAEDQLVLPSSEEHIEKDYSLSFATEKIRHDKIVQSFDAAQINSTAAYSSMENSSENPTKKVCNYAKGRWVADSRRPLYSGFGCKQWLSPMWACRLTQRADFSYEKYRWQPENCKMREFDGSAFLKRMQDKTIAFVGDSLGRQQFQSLMCMVTGGQEHSEVQDMGMEYGLLKARGALRPDGWAFWFPTTNTTILYYWSASLCNIEPINITDPATYFAMHLDRPPDFLSRFLHKLDVLVLNTGHHWNRGKMRANRWVMYVDGMPNEDKKLAPIGNAKNFAVHSVVKWLDSQLPLYPRLNAFFRTLSPRHFSNGDWNTGGSCDNTTPLAGGGEVSKDESDDPVVEDAVKGTKVKILDITAMSQLRDEGHLSRYGIKGTEGIHDCLHWCLPGIPDTWNELLFAQL from the exons ATGAAAGGTGGAAATTCTTATAGATTGAGAGGGAGACTACTGTCTCTTGCTCTGATGGTTCtcctttttacatttttttttcttttgatttgggAAAAAATCCCATTTGAAACTACATTATCAGCAGAAGATCAGTTAGTGCTGCCTTCTTCAG AGGAGCATATTGAGAAAGACTATTCTCTGTCATTTGCTACAGAGAAAATTAGGCATGATAAAATAGTACAAAGTTTTGATGCAGCTCAAATAAATTCTACAGCTGCATATTCTTCCATGGAAAATAGTAGTGAGAATCCTACAAAGAAag TTTGTAATTATGCAAAGGGTAGATGGGTTGCAGATAGCCGACGACCTCTGTATTCTGGGTTTGGATGTAAGCAGTGGTTATCACCTATGTGGGCATGTAGGTTGACTCAACGAGCAGATTTTTCTTATGAGAAATATCGGTGGCAACCAGAAAATTGTAAAATGCGAGAATTTGATGGTTCAGCATTCTTGAAAAG AATGCAGGACAAGACAATTGCTTTTGTAGGAGATTCTTTGGGGAGACAGCAATTTCAGTCTCTAATGTGCATGGTCACTGGTGGCCAAGAGCACTCAGAAGTCCAGGACATGGGAATGGAATATGGTCTTCTTAAAGCTAGAGGGGCTCTTCGTCCTGATGGATGGGCTTTCTGGTTCCCTACTACTAACACCACCATTTTATATTATTGGTCAGCCAGCCTCTGCAACATCGAGCCTATTAACATTACTGACCCTGCAACCTATTTTGCAATGCATTTGGACCGTCCACCTGATTTCTTGAGCCGATTTCTGCATAAGTTAGATGTTTTGGTTCTAAACACCGGACATCATTGGAACAGAGGGAAGATGAGAGCAAACCGATGGGTCATGTATGTGGATGGAATGCCCAATGAAGATAAGAAGCTTGCACCAATTGGTAATGCTAAGAATTTTGCAGTTCATAGTGTGGTTAAATGGCTTGATTCGCAGCTTCCATTGTATCCACGGCTTAATGCTTTCTTTAGGACTCTTTCACCCAGGCATTTCTCTAATGGCGATTGGAACACTGGAGGTAGTTGTGATAATACCACTCCACTGGCTGGCGGAGGCGAAGTTTCAAAAGATGAATCAGATGATCCTGTTGTTGAGGATGCCGTCAAGGGCACAAAGGTTAAGATTTTGGATATAACTGCTATGTCTCAGCTAAGAGATGAAGGCCACTTGTCCCGCTATGGCATTAAAGGTACAGAGGGCATACATGATTGTTTGCATTGGTGCTTACCAGGCATTCCAGACACATGGAATGAACTCCTTTTTGCTCAACTGTAG
- the LOC131159523 gene encoding pentatricopeptide repeat-containing protein At2g13600, with translation MARNGLREYLVGDLSVPNSSPFAKLLDSCLHSKSAPETRRIHARLIKTPFSSEVFIQNRLIDVYAKCGCLDDACKLFDRMPEKNTFTWNSIINALIKSGFIDEAARSFGLMPNPDQCSWNSMISGFAQHDCFEEALEYFVGMHKENFILTDYSFASALSACAGLTNIKIGAQIHASVSKSPYSCDVYMGSALIDMYSKCSSVASAQKVFDRMSQRNIVSWNSLITCYEQNGPASEALDILVRMMDSGFEPDEVTLASVVSACATLSAVKEGLQIHARLLKFDQFRDDLILGNALVDMYAKCNRVNEARWVFDRMPIRNVVSETSMVSGYAKAASVKAARSMFAKMVERNVISWNALIAGYTQNDENEEALRLFVRLNRESVWPTHYTFGNILNACANLADMQLGRQIHSHVLKHGFQFQSGPEADIFVGNSLIDMYVKCGSIEDGYRVFEKMIAKDWVSWNAMIVGYAQNGYGSKALEIFRKMLVSGEKPDHVTMIGVLCACSHMGLVEEGYHYFLSMSRDHGLVPLKDHYTCMADLLGRAGFLKEAKNLIETMPMQPDAVVWGSLLAACRVYSNIEMGKYAAEKLLEINPENSGPYVLLSNMYAELGRWGDVVRIRKFMRQHGILKQPGYSWIEIQSQVHVFMVKDRSHPQRRELYQLLKILTKHMNRIGYVPDFSDLEAHEEQSDSEFFLCNQMEISAFAAY, from the coding sequence ATGGCAAGGAATGGGTTACGTGAATATCTTGTTGGAGATCTGTCTGTCCCCAACTCCTCCCCCTTCGCAAAGTTATTAGATTCATGCCTTCATTCAAAATCCGCACCAGAAACGCGCCGTATTCACGCCCGCCTCATCAAGACCCCATTTTCCTCAGAAGTATTTATCCAAAATAGGCTAATTGACGTCTATGCAAAGTGCGGGTGCTTGGACGATGCGTGTAAATTGTTTGATAGAATGCCGGAGAAGAACACGTTCACTTGGAATTCAATTATAAATGCACTAATTAAATCGGGTTTTATTGATGAGGCTGCGCGGTCGTTTGGATTGATGCCTAACCCTGACCAGTGCTCATGGAATTCCATGATATCGGGTTTTGCACAGCACGATTGTTTTGAGGAAGCTCTTGAATATTTTGTTGGGATGCATAAGGAGAACTTTATACTCACTGATTACTCATTTGCTAGTGCTCTTAGTGCTTGCGCGGGATTAACTAATATAAAAATTGGTGCCCAAATTCATGCTTCGGTATCAAAGTCTCCGTACTCATGTGATGTTTATATGGGTTCTGCTCTTATTGATATGTATTCTAAATGTAGTAGCGTGGCCTCGGCTCAGAAAGTTTTTGATAGGATGAGCCAGCGGAACATTGTCTCTTGGAACAGCTTGATCACGTGTTACGAGCAAAATGGTCCGGCAAGTGAAGCTTTAGACATACTTGTGAGGATGATGGATTCTGGGTTTGAACCAGATGAGGTCACACTGGCGAGTGTGGTTAGTGCTTGTGCAACCTTGTCAGCAGTCAAGGAAGGCCTACAAATCCACGCCAGACTTCTGAAATTCGATCAGTTCAGGGATGATCTCATTTTAGGGAATGCATTGGTTGATATGTACGCAAAATGCAATAGAGTAAATGAAGCCAGATGGGTTTTTGATAGGATGCCAATCAGGAATGTGGTGTCTGAAACCTCTATGGTAAGTGGGTATGCTAAGGCTGCTAGTGTGAAAGCTGCAAGATCAATGTTCGCAAAGATGGTGGAGAGGAATGTGATATCTTGGAATGCACTTATTGCTGGTTATACACAGAATGATGAGAATGAAGAGGCACTCAGACTTTTTGTGCGATTAAATAGGGAATCTGTTTGGCCAACACACTACACCTTTGGCAACATTCTAAATGCTTGTGCAAATCTTGCTGATATGCAGCTTGGCAGGCAGATTCATTCTCATGTTTTGAAGCATGGATTTCAGTTCCAGTCTGGGCCTGAAGCTGACATTTTTGTAGGGAACTCTCTCATAGACATGTATGTGAAATGTGGATCAATTGAAGATGGATACCGAGTCTTTGAAAAAATGATAGCAAAAGACTGGGTTTCATGGAATGCGATGATTGTAGGGTATGCACAAAATGGGTATGGCTCTAAAGCTCTGGAAATTTTCAGGAAAATGTTGGTTTCTGGGGAGAAGCCAGACCATGTCACTATGATTGGGGTTCTATGTGCTTGTAGCCATATGGGATTAGTTGAAGAGGGATACCATTATTTTCTCTCAATGAGCAGGGACCATGGTTTGGTACCACTGAAGGACCACTATACATGCATGGCTGATTTGCTTGGACGAGCTGGGTTCCTCAAAGAAGCAAAAAATTTAATAGAAACAATGCCAATGCAGCCTGATGCTGTTGTCTGGGGTTCCTTGCTTGCTGCTTGTAGAGTTTATAGCAACATTGAGATGGGGAAATATGCTGCAGAGAAGCTATTAGAGATTAATCCTGAAAACTCAGGTCCTTATGTTCTTTTGTCAAACATGTATGCTGAGCTAGGAAGATGGGGAGATGTTgtaagaataaggaaatttatgAGGCAGCATGGGATCCTTAAGCAGCCTGGTTATAGTTGGATTGAAATACAGAGTCAAGTGCATGTTTTTATGGTTAAGGATAGAAGTCACCCTCAAAGGAGGGAATTATATCAACTTTTGAAAATACTCACCAAACATATGAATCGAATTGGGTATGTCCCTGATTTTAGTGACTTGGAGGCCCATGAGGAACAAAGTGACTCAGAGTTTTTCTTGTGTAACCAGATGGAAATTTCAGCATTTGCTGCTTATTGA